The following are encoded together in the Glycine max cultivar Williams 82 chromosome 8, Glycine_max_v4.0, whole genome shotgun sequence genome:
- the LOC100808506 gene encoding Peptidyl-tRNA hydrolase, mitochondrial-like, which yields MLHRLSRRCFCTFTPRPWLFVGLGNPGDKFKGTRHNVGFEMIDAFAESQGIPMDTVHSKAIFGKGFVGEVPVFLAKPQTYMNLSGESTGPLAAYYKLPLNQVLVFHDDMNLPCGVLRLHDKGGHGSHKGLKSVIYNFRGNREFPRLRIGIGSPPGQMDPKAFLLQKFNVTARQRIDEALQEGIDALKLLLSKGLTESAKRFNKEQKYKHLRVQNLPVS from the exons ATGCTTCATAGGTTAAGCAGACGCTGCTTTTGCACCTTTACTCCACGCCCTTGGCTTTTCGTGGGCTTGGGCAACCCTGGCGACAAGTTCAAAGGAACCAGACACAAT GTTGGCTTTGAGATGATTGATGCATTTGCGGAGTCACAGGGGATTCCTATGGACACTGTTCACTCCAAAGCTATTTTTGGAAAAG GTTTTGTTGGTGAAGTTCCTGTTTTCCTTGCAAAGCCTCAAACTTACATGAATCTCAGTGGTGAATCG ACAGGACCACTGGCTGCTTATTATAAGCTACCTCTTAATCAAGTGCTTGTG TTCCATGATGACATGAACTTGCCCTGTGGGGTGCTTCGTCTTCACGACAAAGGGGGTCATGGAAGTCACAAAGG GCTGAAGAGTGTGATCTATAACTTCAGAGGAAATAGAGAATTTCCTAGGCTGAGAATTG GGATTGGGAGTCCTCCTGGGCAAATGGATCCTAAAGCATTTTTGCTTCAAAAGTTTAATGTAACAGCTAGGCAACGA ATTGATGAGGCTTTGCAAGAGGGGATTGATGCCTTGAAGCTCCTTTTATCTAAAGGTTTGACAGAGAGTGCAAAAAGATTCAATAAAGAACAAAAGTATAAGCACTTAAGAGTGCAGAATTTACCAGTTTCATAG